In a single window of the Acidimicrobiales bacterium genome:
- a CDS encoding enoyl-CoA hydratase, translating to METIEVARADGIVTVTMNRPERKNAVVTQMWHELTATFREVSASKDDRVLVLTGAGGDFCSGADLSPGAGGADESTGLDGMRLATECCLALHRVIKPTIAKVPGVAVGVGCNLALGCDLIVAGESARFSEIFVRRGLAIDGGGSWLLPRLIGLHKAKELAFFGDVISSAEAERIGIVNHVVPDDQLDKFVGEWATRLSHLPPIQLSAIKNQLNSSFLNTMDKALEDEGWAQSVNMKTDDFREAVRAFLQKDTPVFKGR from the coding sequence ATGGAGACCATCGAAGTCGCGCGGGCGGACGGGATCGTCACGGTGACGATGAACCGGCCGGAACGCAAGAACGCCGTCGTCACCCAGATGTGGCATGAGCTCACCGCCACCTTTCGCGAGGTGAGCGCGTCGAAGGACGACCGCGTGCTCGTGCTGACCGGCGCCGGCGGCGACTTTTGCTCCGGCGCCGACCTGTCGCCCGGCGCCGGGGGCGCCGACGAGTCGACCGGCCTCGACGGGATGCGCCTCGCCACGGAGTGCTGCCTGGCGCTGCACCGCGTCATCAAGCCGACGATCGCCAAGGTGCCCGGCGTCGCCGTCGGTGTCGGCTGCAACCTGGCGCTCGGCTGCGACCTGATCGTCGCCGGTGAGTCGGCGCGCTTCTCGGAGATTTTCGTGCGCCGCGGCCTGGCTATCGACGGCGGCGGCTCGTGGCTGCTGCCGCGCCTCATCGGCCTGCACAAGGCCAAGGAGCTGGCGTTCTTCGGCGACGTCATCAGCTCGGCCGAGGCCGAGCGCATCGGCATCGTCAACCACGTCGTGCCCGACGACCAGCTCGACAAGTTCGTCGGCGAGTGGGCAACGCGCCTGTCGCATCTGCCGCCGATCCAGCTCTCCGCGATCAAGAACCAGCTCAACAGCTCGTTCCTGAACACGATGGACAAGGCGCTCGAAGACGAGGGGTGGGCGCAGTCGGTCAACATGAAGACCGACGATTTCCGCGAGGCGGTGCGGGCGTTCCTGCAAAAGGACACGCCGGTTTTCAAGGGCCGCTAA